In Bacillus toyonensis BCT-7112, a single window of DNA contains:
- a CDS encoding DAK2 domain-containing protein yields MSIQKIDGKRLSQMIMQGANNLTNNVQLVDALNVFPVPDGDTGTNMNLSMTSGAREVKANPSQHAGKVGVSLAKGLLMGARGNSGVILSQLFRGFSKSIEQKEELTTVDFAAALDAGVEAAYKAVMKPIEGTILTVARETGKYAVTVAKKQRDFVLFMEDVVKEANASLNRTPDLLPVLKQVGVVDSGGKGLVVVYEGFLADLKGETISSDVSAQPSMNDMVRAEHHRSVQSQLSTEDIKYGYCTEFMVKLEPEKMKEHNFSEQKFREDISVYGDSLLVVSDDEVVKVHIHAEHPGDPMNYGQRYGSLIKIKVENMREQHTALLDEPTMVPEQTTQSKEKQPYGIVTVAMGSGIKTLFESIGATKVIEGGQTMNPSTEDIVKAIEEANAEKIIILPNNGNIVMAAEQAASVVDQEVIVIRSKTVPQGMAAMLAFNPVGTLEENEENMKEALSHVKTGQITYAVRDTEIDGVAIQKDDFMCIADGKIVSTNAEKVGAAKQLLEALIDEESEIVTILQGEDATDEEVAELVAFVEEKFEDAEVEVHAGNQPVYSFIFSVE; encoded by the coding sequence GTGTCAATTCAAAAAATTGATGGGAAACGTTTATCACAAATGATCATGCAAGGAGCGAATAATTTAACAAATAATGTTCAGCTTGTTGATGCATTAAACGTATTTCCAGTTCCAGATGGCGATACCGGTACAAACATGAACTTATCAATGACTTCAGGCGCACGTGAAGTGAAAGCAAATCCTTCACAGCACGCTGGTAAAGTCGGTGTAAGTTTAGCCAAAGGATTATTAATGGGAGCTCGTGGTAACTCTGGTGTTATTTTATCTCAGTTATTCCGTGGTTTTTCAAAATCCATTGAACAAAAAGAAGAATTAACAACAGTTGATTTTGCTGCAGCTTTAGATGCTGGGGTAGAAGCGGCTTACAAAGCGGTTATGAAACCGATTGAAGGAACGATTTTAACGGTTGCAAGAGAAACGGGTAAATATGCAGTGACAGTTGCGAAAAAACAGCGCGACTTTGTTTTGTTTATGGAAGACGTTGTGAAAGAAGCCAATGCATCGTTAAATCGTACGCCAGATTTATTACCTGTATTAAAGCAAGTTGGCGTTGTAGATAGCGGTGGTAAAGGTCTTGTTGTTGTATATGAAGGATTTTTAGCTGACTTAAAAGGAGAAACAATTTCTTCTGATGTGTCTGCCCAACCATCTATGAATGACATGGTACGCGCAGAACATCACCGTAGTGTACAAAGCCAATTGAGTACAGAAGATATAAAGTATGGATATTGCACGGAATTCATGGTGAAATTAGAGCCTGAAAAAATGAAGGAACATAATTTCTCTGAACAAAAATTCCGTGAAGATATTAGTGTATACGGAGATTCACTACTTGTTGTATCAGATGATGAGGTTGTTAAGGTTCATATTCATGCGGAACATCCTGGAGATCCTATGAATTATGGGCAACGCTATGGTAGTTTAATTAAGATTAAAGTAGAAAATATGCGTGAACAGCATACCGCTTTATTAGATGAACCTACTATGGTTCCTGAGCAAACAACTCAATCGAAAGAAAAACAACCATATGGTATCGTAACTGTAGCTATGGGATCTGGTATTAAAACTTTATTTGAGAGCATTGGTGCAACGAAAGTAATCGAAGGTGGCCAAACGATGAATCCGAGTACGGAGGATATTGTGAAGGCGATTGAAGAGGCGAATGCTGAAAAAATCATCATCTTACCAAATAACGGAAACATCGTGATGGCAGCAGAACAAGCAGCGTCAGTTGTTGATCAAGAAGTTATTGTTATTCGTTCAAAAACAGTTCCTCAAGGTATGGCTGCAATGTTAGCATTTAATCCAGTTGGAACGTTAGAAGAAAATGAAGAAAACATGAAAGAAGCTTTATCTCATGTGAAAACGGGTCAAATTACGTATGCTGTTCGTGATACGGAAATTGACGGTGTAGCAATTCAAAAAGACGATTTCATGTGCATTGCGGATGGAAAAATCGTATCAACAAATGCTGAAAAAGTAGGAGCTGCAAAGCAATTATTAGAAGCATTGATTGATGAAGAGTCTGAAATCGTAACGATTCTACAAGGTGAAGATGCAACTGATGAAGAAGTAGCTGAGTTAGTTGCATTTGTAGAAGAGAAATTTGAAGATGCTGAAGTAGAAGTGCATGCTGGGAATCAACCAGTGTATTCTTTCATCTTCTCTGTAGAATAA
- a CDS encoding Asp23/Gls24 family envelope stress response protein, whose product MSIEIKTKYGQIDISTDVIATIAGGAAVDCYGIVGMASKNQLKDGLTDILRKENFTRGVIVRKDEDEVHIDMYIIVSYGTKISEVAHNVQTKVKYTLDQTVGLAVDSVNIYVQGVKVINL is encoded by the coding sequence ATGTCAATTGAAATTAAAACGAAGTACGGACAAATTGATATTAGTACAGATGTAATTGCAACAATTGCTGGAGGTGCCGCGGTAGATTGCTACGGTATCGTAGGTATGGCATCAAAAAATCAGTTAAAAGATGGATTAACAGACATTTTACGAAAAGAAAATTTTACTAGAGGTGTTATTGTTCGTAAAGATGAAGATGAAGTACATATTGATATGTATATTATTGTGAGCTATGGTACGAAAATTTCAGAAGTAGCACATAACGTGCAGACGAAAGTGAAATATACATTAGATCAAACTGTAGGACTAGCAGTAGATTCTGTAAACATCTACGTACAAGGAGTTAAAGTAATAAACTTGTAA
- the rpmB gene encoding 50S ribosomal protein L28 yields MARVCAITGRKARSGNSRSHAMNATKRKWGANLQKVRVRIDGKVQRVYVSARALKSGKIERV; encoded by the coding sequence ATGGCTCGTGTTTGTGCTATCACTGGAAGAAAAGCTCGTTCTGGTAACTCTCGTTCTCACGCAATGAACGCTACAAAACGTAAATGGGGCGCTAACCTTCAAAAAGTTCGCGTACGCATCGACGGTAAAGTTCAACGTGTTTACGTTTCTGCTAGAGCATTAAAATCTGGCAAAATCGAACGTGTTTAA
- the spoVM gene encoding stage V sporulation protein SpoVM has protein sequence MRFYTIKLPKFLGGIVRAMLNTFKKD, from the coding sequence ATGAGATTTTATACAATTAAGTTACCTAAATTTCTTGGTGGAATTGTTCGTGCGATGTTAAACACCTTCAAAAAAGACTAA
- a CDS encoding thiamine diphosphokinase: MADCLFTIEGEGKMIIHILAGGPAEYCADFSRYENEEVVWAAVDRGVYHLLKRGITPSVAFGDYDSVTEEELVWMGQQTDELHIVPREKDQTDLEIAISWALEQKPKLIRIFGATGGRLDHGLANIQMLLKGLEAKVEMCIVDNKNEIMVKKVGTYTIGINKNFPYVSFVPVTESVEGITLQGFKYPLTNKTIEWGSTLCISNELIEEKGTFSFASGILMMIRSTD; this comes from the coding sequence ATGGCAGATTGCCTTTTTACAATAGAAGGGGAAGGAAAAATGATTATTCATATTTTAGCAGGAGGCCCTGCAGAATATTGCGCAGATTTTTCTCGATATGAAAATGAAGAAGTAGTGTGGGCGGCGGTTGATAGAGGAGTGTACCATTTACTAAAAAGAGGGATTACTCCATCTGTTGCGTTCGGAGATTACGATTCAGTAACTGAAGAAGAATTAGTATGGATGGGACAGCAAACAGATGAATTACATATTGTTCCACGAGAAAAAGATCAAACGGATTTAGAGATTGCAATTAGTTGGGCTTTAGAACAGAAACCCAAATTAATTCGTATTTTTGGTGCAACTGGTGGGCGGTTGGATCATGGTTTAGCAAATATACAGATGCTTTTAAAGGGTTTAGAAGCAAAAGTGGAAATGTGTATTGTGGATAATAAAAATGAAATAATGGTGAAAAAAGTTGGTACATATACAATTGGAATAAATAAAAATTTCCCCTATGTATCATTTGTGCCAGTTACTGAAAGTGTAGAAGGTATTACACTACAAGGATTTAAGTACCCTCTTACTAATAAAACGATAGAGTGGGGATCGACACTTTGTATTAGTAATGAACTCATTGAGGAAAAAGGTACTTTTTCATTCGCATCTGGCATATTAATGATGATAAGAAGCACTGATTGA
- the rpe gene encoding ribulose-phosphate 3-epimerase produces MIKIAPSILSADFSKLGEEIKDVEKGGADYIHVDVMDGHFVPNITIGPLIVEAIRPITSLPLDVHLMIENPDNYIPTFAKAGADIITVHVEACPHLHRTIQLIKSHGIKAGVVLNPHTPVSVIEHVLEDIDMVLLMTVNPGFGGQKFIHSVLPKIKQVAEMVKERNLEVEIEVDGGVNAETARLCVEAGANVLVAGSAVYNQKDRGEAIRIIRG; encoded by the coding sequence ATGATTAAAATTGCACCATCGATCTTATCAGCAGATTTTTCAAAATTAGGGGAAGAAATTAAAGATGTAGAAAAAGGCGGAGCTGATTACATTCATGTCGATGTAATGGACGGGCATTTTGTACCGAATATTACGATTGGGCCATTAATTGTAGAAGCGATCCGTCCGATTACATCATTACCGTTAGATGTGCATTTAATGATTGAAAATCCTGATAACTATATCCCAACTTTCGCGAAAGCGGGAGCGGATATTATTACTGTTCATGTAGAGGCGTGTCCTCATTTACATCGTACAATTCAGTTAATTAAATCTCATGGCATTAAAGCAGGGGTTGTATTAAATCCACATACGCCAGTTTCGGTGATTGAGCATGTGTTAGAAGATATAGATATGGTATTACTTATGACGGTGAATCCTGGATTTGGTGGACAGAAATTTATCCATTCTGTATTACCGAAAATTAAACAAGTTGCAGAAATGGTTAAAGAGCGAAATCTAGAAGTCGAAATTGAAGTTGATGGTGGTGTCAACGCTGAAACGGCAAGACTTTGTGTTGAAGCAGGAGCAAATGTACTTGTAGCTGGATCAGCGGTATACAATCAAAAAGACCGCGGTGAAGCGATCCGTATCATTCGTGGATAA
- the rsgA gene encoding ribosome small subunit-dependent GTPase A, which produces MPEGKIVKALSGFYYVQHEEGVTQCRGRGVFRKNKITPLVGDQVVFQADNPTEGYVLEVFDRKNELVRPPIANVDQAILVFSAVEPDFNPGLLDRFLVLIEYHNIKPIICISKMDLVDEKMRETVEAYANDYREMGYDVLFTSINTSESIAILKPFLEGCVSVVAGQSGVGKSSMLNVLRPDLELKTNDISSHLGRGKHTTRHVELIAVGSGLVADTPGFSSLDFIDIEVEDLTYCFPELKEASQYCKFRGCTHLSEPKCAVKAAVEEGKITEYRYKNYQQFVEEIRERKPRY; this is translated from the coding sequence ATGCCAGAAGGAAAAATTGTAAAAGCTTTAAGTGGATTTTATTATGTACAACATGAAGAAGGGGTTACACAATGTCGTGGGCGTGGTGTATTTAGAAAAAATAAAATTACACCACTTGTAGGAGACCAAGTCGTTTTTCAAGCAGATAACCCAACGGAAGGCTACGTGCTTGAAGTATTTGATCGAAAAAATGAACTTGTTAGGCCTCCTATTGCTAATGTGGATCAAGCAATCCTTGTTTTCTCTGCAGTAGAACCAGATTTTAATCCTGGACTGTTAGATCGATTTTTAGTGCTGATTGAATATCATAACATTAAGCCGATTATTTGTATTAGTAAGATGGATTTAGTGGATGAAAAGATGCGAGAAACCGTTGAAGCTTATGCAAATGATTATCGTGAAATGGGTTATGATGTATTATTTACTTCTATAAATACATCGGAAAGTATTGCTATTTTAAAACCATTTTTAGAAGGTTGTGTTTCTGTCGTTGCTGGCCAATCAGGTGTTGGGAAATCTTCGATGCTTAACGTATTACGTCCGGATTTAGAACTAAAAACAAATGATATTTCCTCACATTTAGGACGCGGAAAACATACGACAAGACACGTGGAATTAATTGCAGTTGGAAGTGGACTTGTTGCGGATACACCTGGTTTTAGTTCACTTGATTTCATAGATATAGAGGTAGAAGATCTTACATATTGTTTTCCTGAGTTGAAAGAAGCGAGCCAATACTGTAAATTTAGAGGGTGTACACATCTTTCTGAACCGAAATGTGCGGTGAAAGCTGCGGTTGAAGAAGGAAAGATTACAGAATATCGTTATAAGAATTACCAACAATTCGTAGAAGAAATTAGAGAGAGAAAGCCGAGGTATTAG